The genomic interval ctgaacattctcaccaattttcatgaagatccattgagaaatatggcctctagagaggtcacaaggttttttctatttttagacctactgacctagtttttgaccccgcctgacccagtttcgaatttgacttagatatcatcaaggtaaacattctgaccaattttcatgaagatccattgagaaatatggcctctagagaggtcacaaggtttttctatttttagacctactgacctagtttttgaccgcacgtgacccagtttcgaacttgacctagatatcatcaaggtgaacattctgaccaattttcatgaagatccattgagaaatatggcctctagagaggtcacaaggtttttctatttttagatctactgacctagattttgaccccacatgacccagtttcgaacttgacctagatatcatcaagatgaacattctgaccaatattcatgaagatctcatgaaaaatatggcctctagagaggtcacaaggtttttctatttttagatctactgacctagtttttaaccccacgtgacccagtttcgatcttgacctagatatcatcaagctgaacattctgaccaattttcatgaagatccattgagaaatatggcctctagagaggtcaaaaggtttttctgtttttagacctaatgacctagtttttgaccctacgtgacccagtttcgaacctgacctagatatcatcaaggtaaacattctgaccaatattcatgaagatctcatgaaaaatatggcctctagagaggtcacaaggtttttctatttttagatctactgacctagtttttaaccccacgtgacccagtttcgaacttgatctagatatcatcaagatgaacattctcaccaattttcatgaagatccattgagaaatatggcctctagagaggtcacaaggtttttctatttttagacctactgacctagtttttgaccccacctgacccagtttcgaacttgacctagatatcatcaaggtgaacattctgaccaattttcatgaagatcttgtgaaatatatggcctctagagaggtcacaaggtttttctatttttagatctattgacctagattttgaaggcatgtgacccagtttcgaacttgacctagatatcatccagatgaacattctgaccaactttcataaagatcccatgaaaaatgtgacctctagagtggtcacaagcaaaagtttacggacgcacggacggacgacggacaccgcgcgatcacaaaagctcaccttgtcactttgtgacaggtgagctaaaaagacttgATGTAACTTCAGCAAACTGTCAGGCTTTAGAAACAGTACACTCAGTCTGTCACATTATTGATAAAAgtgacaaaatgtattttatattataacaagagctgtccgtaagacagccaagctggactattcgaaatattgtcacagaagcaggaaattattacccaaaatgttaaatatcaaaagagttttaagttcgaaacgggacataatttgaccaaaatggatatcagagttatgggacttgaccctatcaactagtttaataaccccgaagaaacatgttaagtttcaattccatatctgcattagttttggagatagtaacttgcatgtaaaactttaaccagaattttctaagtccaaaagggggcataatttgctcaaaatacatgttaagagttatggaacttgacccagtgaggttggtaactgacctagaaaaagaataaataagtttcaaagctatatgccttttggtaatagctgtatgtatttgcacgcaaaacttaaaccaggattttctaagtccaaaagggggcataatttgcccaaaatacatgtcagaattatgggacttgattctatcaactagttttatagccccgaagacacatgtgaagtttcaatttaatatctgcattagttttggagatagtaacttgcatgtaaaactttaaccaggattttctaagtccaaaagggggcataatttgctcaaaatacatgtcagagttaagggacttgacccagtgaggtaggtaattgatctagaaaaagaaaaaataagtttcaaatcaatatgccttttagtaatagctgtatgtacttgcacgcaaaactttaaccagaattttctaagtccaaaagggggcataatttggccaaaatacatgtcagagttatgggacttgacccagtgaggtaggtaattgatctagaaaaagaaaaaataagtttcaaatctatatgccttttagtaatagctgtatgtacttgcacgcaaaactttaaccaaaatttattaagtacaaaagggggcataatttggcctaaatgaaggtcagagttatgagactcggtgctatcaactagttttataaccccgaagacacatgtgaagtttcaattcaatatctgcattagttttggagatagtaacttgcatgtaaaactttaaccagaattttctaagtccaaaagggggcataatttgctcaaaatacatgttagagttatggaacttgacccagtgaggttggtaattgacctagaaaaagaataaataagtttcaaagctatatgcctttaaatgatagctgtatgtacttgcatgcaaaaacttaaccaaggtgtgacgccgatgccgacgccgacgccgacgccgacgccagggtgagtagaatagctagactattcttcgaatagtcgagctaaaaacagccATGAGCTAAACAGAATTGGATTTTTCGTATGACTAAATTTGCAGAGCATAAAATcgattttaaatgttattactCCCAACATTGTTACTTGGAAATGACTAAATTATAAAGAATTGATAGCTGTATCTTTTACTAGTTTCGAGGTACTATTGATTGGTAATTCAAGAAATTATTCCATATATCTTCATTTCTGTTTCACCACAAATGCTTTCAATcccaaatttgatgaatttttaCTATCAGAGGGTAAGAGATGAACATGatgaaaattctatttttttccAGCTTACCCCGTATGTTATTAATAATCCATCTGGTTTTAACAAAGCTCCTGCTGCGTCAAATAAACCCTGAAAATAAATACCCCAAAAAATTAATTCAACCCATGGTAATTTAAGCATTTGGCACAAGGTCAGTTATGACCATACCAATTATGTGGTAGAGTATGTGGCATGATCAATGTCTGCATTTGTTTAATagagatatttttcaaaaaatgacagATCTGTTAAACTACATGTTTCAATCTTCATTTTCCCACTTCAAAAACAGATTTATTAAAAATCTCTATTATATGAAGTTTAGACCTGTGAACAGCATCAACATATTCAACATAATGTAAATTCTTGCAcaaatctataaatatatcaCAAAGAAAGCATGATTATCAAATCAGAATTGTAAACATATGCTGCAACAACTTCcatttaataaactttgaatcaAAATTTCCTTGAAGTGACACACTTACCACTGCAGTCTCCCAAGGTGAAATATGTACCATGTTTGCATTATAAATAACATCACAGGTGGCTGCATTTATCATCCCAGGCCAGCTTGTCACTGGGACAGTAATGTCTATTTTTGAAGGTGGTTTCACATTGGACAACTTATGATGTGATATATACGCAGTTATACTGTAAATACAAGAACagttaacaatatttttcaacaatattgcCATGAACATAACCTCACCTCTTTATCACCGTAAGTGGAAAGGCTCAGATCTACTGATCAcgggggtcatgagtttgatccccgggcaaGGCGTAATACTGTTTTCCATGACGACTGATACGAGACACAGTGTCTCAAATCATTTGTCCTTtgcctcttattcatgtggggaagttagtagcaacttgcagagaacaggttaatactggtacggaatccaggaatactggttggGTAAAATGCCGGCTataacgtaactgaaatactgttgaaaaacaaagctaaccccaaaacaaaaaagcaaattcgatgaattggtatcccccgctgaaagggtttgtggtgaggaatggcaaaaaaaatatatccggcaaaaagttaaggattttactaagaaacaaataatttcatttagtcaaaatcaatttaacagaaaatgaatgctttattttttgtggggggagggggggtgcagcgggggtgaccaggtgagggtatgaaacttcacatgttcattataaatattgatggaaaattaaaaataaaaaaaaaatggggtgggggaggggggggatgcatgatcagggtggtaggcatgactgggtggagaagtgaggtgggggaacggtacaactttgcatgttgataaatattcatagaaggtttgaaattttttttaaaaggaatgaCAAAaatttttcgggggggggggggggggggggggggggggagagggtgtgaccaaggcaaggtggtgaccaggtgtgggtacacaacttcacatgtttataataaatgttcatggaaaagaatgaaagaagtttaatgaaattctaccaattggttggtttgttatgtacaaatctgtggatttttaaacaattaaagggcaataactctaagaaaaattgaccaattcaaaaaaaaacttgaagggcatcatcgtagtatgttggttcatgtttatttcaagtaactgagaaatggctgcagacagacatttttcattaaatcaagggcaataactctaagggaaattgaccaatcccaaaaaaaacttgatgggcatcatcgcagtatgttggttcatgtttatttcaagttttatgaaattctacctgctagttactgagaaatggctgtggatgCAAGGCaggacaatgccatttcaatacccccctcccgatttcatcggcggggataACAAATATCAGCCTAAGCTTCACAACCAATGTTTTTTGGctaaatgtttcatgtaaattttcCCCCAATGAAAATAATGGTCCTTTTACAGCCATTAAAGCAAGATGCGGCAAAATTCATTAAAACCCCTAaggaaataacatttaaaaactagCATCATGTAAAAGTTGAAATATGTGTACAAAAGTTGATGAGATAAAGTAATATATAAGTTATCCTTTTAGAAAACCAAGAGTGTCAACAGCCACTTAATTTTTCGTAGGGCAAAACTTTTGAAACAACTCATAAACTTGTGGTTATATTCTTCGGACAAAAACATTTTCCAAGGCACATATATACAACCACTGTCACTAAACCTATGCCAATTATGTAATGTTTTACCTGTTCAAATGCAACGGATCAAAATCACTTGGTTGAAATGTAGCTTGTTTAAAGTGTTCAGCAAAATGTGTCACATGCTGGCCAGTCCCTGATGCTATCTCAAGAAAATAACCATTGAAATCTGCAGATAAATATTTCCGTAATACTTCTAATATTGCTTCTTTATTTCTGTCTGCAGCTGCGGCCTGTTGCATGTTCAcctaaaaagaagaaaaaatctgaaaacaCCAACACTACAACATACTTGTCGGGCTATATAGGGTTATAATGGTTTTTGAATGTGCTTGACACATTCagcttatactaatttattttatagctcgAATGTGGTGAAAGCatcaagcttatttgaatcactctcaagtccacttcctggaaaacctaggactggtgtcatatgagatggTGTGGTCATTAccctagactagctcctagactatgatatatctttttacatttttatgattgaatgtagtaaAATCTCAAAAATAGACTGGTTTTTGtatctatgaaattgaatttgacaaaaaaggggaaaatgtagaaataaatttattatcagtctagtggctagtctatcaTTAcctcagtggggcttgaacctgtGACCCCCGGGATGAGTGGCTGACATCTTAACCATTAGACCACCACTCCACTGACACATTTcattaacacaaaatatattatgcCTATTTTCAGTAATGTTATCtcagatattataataataaatatatttggaGGTTTTATTGTGTCCATTGTTctagattacctccctttatggcatTAACAGCATCAGTTTATCAACATTGAAAGT from Mercenaria mercenaria strain notata chromosome 2, MADL_Memer_1, whole genome shotgun sequence carries:
- the LOC123562147 gene encoding methyltransferase-like 26 isoform X2, whose product is MQQAAAADRNKEAILEVLRKYLSADFNGYFLEIASGTGQHVTHFAEHFKQATFQPSDFDPLHLNSITAYISHHKLSNVKPPSKIDITVPVTSWPGMINAATCDVIYNANMVHISPWETAVGLFDAAGALLKPDGLLITYGPYAEDGVLEPDSNVRFDQSLKARDPSWGIRDIKDLKVLADKNRIQLIEKIAMPANNKTLIWKKSS
- the LOC123562147 gene encoding methyltransferase-like 26 isoform X1, which gives rise to MSHFFKRTFQRYFKVNMQQAAAADRNKEAILEVLRKYLSADFNGYFLEIASGTGQHVTHFAEHFKQATFQPSDFDPLHLNSITAYISHHKLSNVKPPSKIDITVPVTSWPGMINAATCDVIYNANMVHISPWETAVGLFDAAGALLKPDGLLITYGPYAEDGVLEPDSNVRFDQSLKARDPSWGIRDIKDLKVLADKNRIQLIEKIAMPANNKTLIWKKSS